A window of Armatimonadota bacterium contains these coding sequences:
- a CDS encoding TerC family protein, translated as MGTEVWLWIGFHVLVAGMLAIDLGIFQRHAHRISIREAAVWSVVWVGTALVFNAGVWWLRGSQAGLEWLTGYLIEKALSVDNLFVFLVIFTYFAVPAHLQPRVLKWGILGAVLMRASLIAIGAVLVHRFHWILYLFGAFLVYTGFKLLRHTHETVDPSRNRALLFVRRFWPVTEDYGRGAFFEQRGGRLWVTPLVLVLVAIETTDLVFALDSIPAIFAITRDPFIVYTSNIFAILGLRAMFFLLAGILDMFRFLKYGLSVVLMFIGAKMLISDVYKIHVGVSLGVVALILAVSVLASIFVPKPAEATLNVPESADAPKTGG; from the coding sequence ATGGGCACCGAGGTCTGGCTGTGGATCGGCTTCCACGTTCTGGTCGCGGGCATGCTGGCGATCGACCTGGGGATCTTCCAGCGCCACGCGCACCGGATCTCCATCCGGGAGGCCGCGGTCTGGAGCGTGGTGTGGGTGGGCACGGCCCTGGTCTTCAACGCCGGCGTGTGGTGGCTGCGCGGGTCGCAGGCCGGACTGGAGTGGCTCACCGGCTACCTCATCGAGAAGGCGCTCAGCGTCGATAACCTCTTCGTTTTCCTGGTCATCTTCACCTACTTCGCCGTCCCGGCCCACCTGCAGCCGCGGGTGCTCAAGTGGGGGATCCTGGGCGCCGTGCTGATGCGGGCGAGCCTGATCGCGATTGGGGCTGTGCTGGTGCACCGGTTCCACTGGATCCTCTACCTGTTCGGTGCCTTCCTCGTCTACACGGGGTTCAAACTCCTGCGTCACACCCACGAGACGGTGGATCCGTCCAGAAACCGGGCCCTGCTGTTCGTCCGGCGCTTCTGGCCGGTAACCGAGGACTACGGGCGCGGCGCGTTCTTCGAGCAGCGGGGCGGGCGGCTTTGGGTGACTCCCCTGGTGCTGGTGCTGGTGGCCATCGAGACCACCGACCTGGTGTTCGCCCTGGACTCGATCCCCGCGATCTTCGCAATCACACGCGACCCGTTCATCGTCTACACCTCGAACATCTTCGCGATCTTGGGTCTGCGGGCGATGTTCTTCCTGCTGGCCGGGATCCTGGACATGTTCCGGTTCCTCAAGTACGGCCTGTCGGTCGTGCTGATGTTCATCGGAGCGAAGATGTTGATCTCCGACGTCTACAAGATCCACGTCGGCGTCTCGCTGGGCGTGGTGGCGCTGATCCTCGCGGTCAGCGTGCTCGCTTCGATCTTCGTCCCCAAACCGGCGGAGGCGACGCTCAACGTCCCGGAATCCGCGGACGCTCCCAAGACGGGTGGTTGA